AGTTTTCTGAAACAAAATAACTTATATTTCAGATAATTAACCTACATTTTATCAATCTTTCATCAATCACATTGCAAACAAATTCGAGCACACTTGAGAAGGCCCAGAGGCCCCCAAGTTGCGGTCTACAGAGGGTAATAAGTAAATCattgtatcaaaaaaatatgtacctttttaatgatttctttctctctttagaAAGAAGCAACTCTGGATTTGatccttttttttaacatttttttttctccttgaatatttacaatatgaaaacatgattctttaaaatgttttccacaTATTCGCGTggattttgaaatatctattTCCTTTAATCCAAATGGTGCTAACCATTTTGTGCGGATTTCAAGGTTCTTCGGAAATCTATAAGAAttccatatattattttatttatcacaaataCTACTCTCAgacacttgtttttttttaatttattaattgttcataatttatttttatagctagaaataataaaataaattagcaatataACTTCAAAATTCGCATTACCAGAGTTCAAGATttcaatatacagggtgtcaggtaacgatcgcccgtggtttcgtggattgataaatcaagtaaaactgagtagaaaagtcctttaccactttttaatatttgccatagttaacgaaataaaaattaataaagtctgcgaataagcgcgtatcaccgcgcgcaaggaccgcccgccggtcgccgagacgttgGCAGCCGCGGCGTAGGCgtggcgctgtgcggtgaggaaggaaaacagctactgcttttccttcctcaccgcacagcgccacgcctacagccgcggctgccacGTCTCGGCGACgcggcggtccttgcgcgcggtgatacgcgcttattcgcagactttattaatttttatttcgttaactatggcaaatattaaaaaatggtaaaggacttttctgctcagttttacttgatctatcaatccacgaaaccacgggcgatcgttacctgacaccctgtataatgcaGTTATACTTACACATGATAGGTAGACGCCTTATCTCGCTCTTTGCAGATATAGCAATACATCTATATCACCGCGTTCAAATcacttatacaaaattttattatttttctcactGTTTCTTTCCACTTACAATTAGGCTTAGCTGTTGCTGCTTTTCATAACCCCGCAGTGCTCGCGCGGCTCGCGCGTATCTATGGTTTTATTTATCGGAGCATGCGCATTGCCGACTGGGCGCATTCTATATCCATCCTCGTCAATCTTTTGCGTATTGTATCTCCATCTTTGTCAATCTTCTCTGCGTCAACTCGAATGTACAGAGAACATAGGTCTATGTTCCTTCCAGTAATATATGTTCTAAGCAGTCAGCCGTATGCGACTTGTGgtgtacttgtggtgtatgtggtgtagtacttcttgtcatcttgtcatcatcatcatatccgtcgtgacaggttctttaacctgatctttattcgtcagtcattattaacaataatcttggtaaaagtctctgactagctttgttttattcttttttattgtgaatttatatattttattataatttattgcagacataaggattgcattgaacattgagctacaaaataaattatgatcagaaatatttaaatagtccgtcagtggaggagacagacattgcgctgcaaatagataataaaatatcattacaagaacacgatgccgatattgaaaaaaatataatataacaattgtcaactttgaaccatccgtttttcatgaaagctatggaaaagtacatgtcatgtgaattatataaaaacgatacggtggatgctcgtatgcataatactcataattctaaagcaaggtcagatacatacccacacaacacatggacgtcctTCGGACATCCTATTTATGTCCTCAAATGTCCTGTTTATGTCGCTGTATTTCGGACATCCGCAGGATGTCCAAAGAACGTATTCTGGACGTCCCGTTATATATGACTGCGATCTTTTAATTGCAGACTCAATAAAgagaataatacaataatacattAATGCATTTATCATAATTGCATTCGGGGACATATCCAGAAATTATGTTGATTTAATTTCTGCATGTGTCTCTTTATGTCCAGAGGACGTCCGTTGTATATCCAGAGGACGTTCGTTGTATATCCAGAGGACGTCCGTTGTATATCCAGAGGACATTTTTTCTATATGTCccgattttattatttcatgtgTAATTGTTTTCCCAGatggcataaaatatttataaaatatgtactaaatatttataatatttattttaatattttataaacatttatcataacatttaataaatgtttttatggttTTAGATTTgacagatcataaatatttatcataaacatttttcataaatattatagaaatatttcctacgtattttatatacatgatagaaaaagattataaaactctttattcaaaatattgttaaaatatttattacatattttttaaaatatttattaaatattttttaaaatatttatgataaatatttattaatatttattataaatattgtgtgctatcttgggatattatatatgtatatatatatatatatatatatatattatatatttttatattacaataatttttttatatattctttaaataatcattataataaataataaattcaattttgtccACATTGCGTTATAATTGTgtgaatattattacaatgttgAGCGAGACCGTACTATACTTTAATTCTAAGGTCGCTATTATAGAGAGTATAGATTGTGCGCCGGGGGAATGACAGTGACGCAACGATGCGCTCGAGTTCCCCCACGTGATCACTATAAGCTACACGAAGCATGGTCGTTTCTCCATGAACACTGTATGTTTACTCGTTTACCTCTGCAACGTTCTTGCGGCGCGTGGCTTATTTTAGGCCTTTATTCGATCGTTATTGAGTGTGTTGAGTATTAAATTTGTGTTCGGTACGGCTTCTATACAGTGGCTTTCCTTATTTTTCTTGACTTGTCCTGTCGTATATGCTGTGCCAGTTTTATAAACAGAGAAACGAGGATATTAACCTCTCGCAGCAAAAAATATATCGTAGgtaaaacaaaaaatcgtaATTGTAAATCGCATCCCATAGCACAGACCTCCTAAGAATGTTCGTAGAACATCCTTTGGATAAAGTGTGCTGTTTGGAATGTACATAATACAACCTAACCTATATTGAACCCACGTTAATTTTCACGTGCATATGTTGGCGATGGCAATTTACTGTACACATGTTATTATGGTGTTTGGAAAAATGACCTTTTTACTAAAGAAAAGTTGAGTTTAATCAAAAggatagaaattatttatttttaaactaaacagAATTAGCTGTTTAAACCAAAATGTGTGAATGTAGTGCAGGGAAAGTAATCACctgtaaaagtttaataataaattattgttacctttttgtttaaattcaaCCACTATTACGTAAATAACTCAGTTATACAAATTATGtttgaaaactatttttacaattattaatgctTAGgagtgaaaaattttcatatcaactGCTTgcgattaaaaatgtattttctgtCTTAATTTCTTATTCTTCTCTTTTGTTAAGCCTCGAcacaaatttctatttctttttacactTCCCAGGtagcacagagaattcaaaaagaatttttaagaaattcaggtttatgtcatcaattctgagttcattttgagatgcaaaaagaattctttctctgaaaagtcagaaaaataattctttttgcatcttaaaacaaattcataattgatgacataaatctgaattctttttcaattctgTATGCTATTAGGGTtaacttttattgttacatattgaatattattatgctTGCATccataattgtatttataatgttacaattgtaaattggaaaaaaattaaagtttatgcaTATTATACACTCGGTGATTCAGATCATCTGTATGAGCCAGCATATGCAAATAATCATAAACCTTTAAGACAATTTGTCTTTTACGATAAATAAAGTACACTATATATTGGATGACCTGAACAAATTATGAGTAGTTcctataattatctaaaaaaatttgtcctATACGAAAATGAACTTTAAAGCATCATTGtcatgaaagaaaaagaaattaaaataaacttataatggATTTTCATTATCAATTAATTCGAGTCagtaaactttaatatattgaaaatatttatgattcgAATTGACCAATACTGaaattcaacaataattttcCTCTACACGAATTAAAACCAAACTGTTCATttcttaaagttttaaattatagtattcttagtagttttttaattacagcatatgcatttatttctctaaaattatatcttgaagtatatttttataacttattctgatcaaaagttatttcaatgaagtaaatattttttaacagaattgcattcgatattttaattgaaataattttgtcatccATCAAggaaatatagatttatttgaagtaataatttatttaatgttaatttatttaatgtaaattttttattcttaaatatttagatttaaataaatgtttagaaGATACTAttggaataaattatttacattatttaaatatattcaaatatatattcctaaactaaataattttttctcaattatattatgaaatcaaattaaatatatacgaaACGTTTAacttaaagatttattaatatacaattacttttacgattaaaaaatatacgtcaatttttaaattggcaGGTTTTACAGACGGCAAGTTCTTCATACGCAAACGTTATATTGACTGTCACGTTCACAAAAACGTTATTTGAATTGAAATAGATTTTGTCACCAATTATTTTCTTCTGAAGTAAAATACGGAATCATGcctaaattaaagaaacaaaaattttatagtcgTCGGCATCGAGGCCgacttataaaagaaatgttacagGACATTGAACTTGGTGGTAACTATAAAGAATCAGAAAATTTATCTGAAACGAGAATGTCAGAGTGTGACAATAATAGTAATGATAGACAGTTGCAAATAAACGAAGACATTCCGTTCAATTACAATAAAGCTTGTAATCGGTCAATACAAGAGGAAGTAGAACAAGAAATAGAAGAAGAGCAAcaagaagtagaagaagagcaacaagaagtagaagaagagcaacaagaagtagaagaagagcaacaagaagtagaagaagagcAGGATATGGAACAAGAAGAAGAAACAATCTTACCGAACGAATACGATAGCGAAGATTCAATGAAATCGGAACGCGATGTtgataacgaaataaatattggtAGATTGCAGACAAATCTAGTGCAATGGAGTCATGcaaacaatatatgtatatctgccGTAACTAATCTTTTACACGTATTAAGAACCGAAAATTGTATGAAGAGCTTTCCACAAAATGGTCGAACACTTTTAAAAACACCTAGAAAATCGGAAGTTATTCGAATGGAACATGGACTGTACTGTCATTTTGGAATAGAAAAGGGCTTGCAGCATATAATTGAACTCAATGATGGCCTTAGGTGTCTACCAGAAGAAGTACATTTATCTGTTAATATAGATGGACTACCTCTTGCTAAAAGTTCCAAGAGCCAACTATGGCCTATTCTTGGgagttttagaaattttataaataagagaCCATTTTTAATTGGAGCCTTTCACGGGTATGGGAAACCACCAGgcattgaattatatttacgaATGTTTATCGAAGAAGCTGAAAACCTAATTCAAAATGGCTTTACTTATGCTGGCAAGAACATTCCATTCATAATTGATTGCTTCATATGTGACGCTCCTGCGAGAGCTTATGTTTGCTCTATAAAAAGTCATAGCGGATTTTATGGGTGTCCAAAATGTGAGACTAAAGGTATCTATCAAGGAAAAGTAGTATTTCCAGAAATGAATGCTTCGTTGCGTACCAAAGAATCATTTATCAATCAAACCCAAATTGAACACCATACTGGAGTAAGTTCCTTGTTAAAACTTAACATAGATATGATTTCCCAATTCCCCCACGATTATATGCATTTGGTACTACTGGGACAAGTGAAAAAAATGCTGAAATTAATGACCGGAAAATTAAATCCAATGAAACTGGGAATACAACAAGTTCTCGAGATTTCACGTAGACAACTTGCATTAAGAACACACATTCCATTAGAATTTGCTCGAAAACCCAGAGCATTAGATGAGCTTGATCGAATGAAGGCAACCGAATATAG
The window above is part of the Solenopsis invicta isolate M01_SB chromosome 8, UNIL_Sinv_3.0, whole genome shotgun sequence genome. Proteins encoded here:
- the LOC120358447 gene encoding uncharacterized protein LOC120358447: MPKLKKQKFYSRRHRGRLIKEMLQDIELGGNYKESENLSETRMSECDNNSNDRQLQINEDIPFNYNKACNRSIQEEVEQEIEEEQQEVEEEQQEVEEEQQEVEEEQQEVEEEQDMEQEEETILPNEYDSEDSMKSERDVDNEINIGRLQTNLVQWSHANNICISAVTNLLHVLRTENCMKSFPQNGRTLLKTPRKSEVIRMEHGLYCHFGIEKGLQHIIELNDGLRCLPEEVHLSVNIDGLPLAKSSKSQLWPILGSFRNFINKRPFLIGAFHGYGKPPGIELYLRMFIEEAENLIQNGFTYAGKNIPFIIDCFICDAPARAYVCSIKSHSGFYGCPKCETKGIYQGKVVFPEMNASLRTKESFINQTQIEHHTGVSSLLKLNIDMISQFPHDYMHLVLLGQVKKMLKLMTGKLNPMKLGIQQVLEISRRQLALRTHIPLEFARKPRALDELDRMKATEYREFLLYTGLIVLRKVVRQDIYEHFLKLSIAIRILATPEIDVEQNRYAKNLLQEYFTDFLLLYGINNATYNTHGLLHLADDALQWGALDKFSAFIFENYLQEIKKIVRKSDKPLQQISNRVSELRRNCVTVEIIDRINTYKLRRECYNGLLINDCRPPMYTKIQFQHFTITTKAPNNCCIMKDDSIVMVENICHRNNSIVIIGKLAKNGKSFFNSPAPSTCFGIVQFPGEYSSLRSFPIENIKNKSVVLPIFEHRHNNIVIFSLIHSQ